The following proteins are co-located in the Streptomyces sp. DT2A-34 genome:
- a CDS encoding LD-carboxypeptidase has product MKAPVRPLVRPSRLAPGARVAVVAPSGPVPEERLQAGLDVLRGWDLDPVVASHVLDRHGEFDYLAGTDADRAADLRAAWCDPSVDAVLCARGGYGVQRMIDLLDWEAMRAAGPKVFVGFSDITVLHEAFAARLGLATLYGPMAAGVDFIKNARAQEHLKATLFAPESVRTITSTGGSALVPGRARGVTLGGCLCLLAAEAGTPHARTSARGGLLCLEDVGEETYRLDRYLTQLLRAGLFDGVRGVLLGSWQECEPYERVRALLLDRLGGLGVPVVEEFGFGHGEGALTIPFGVGAELDADAGTLTLDEPALT; this is encoded by the coding sequence GTGAAGGCGCCCGTACGGCCACTCGTACGGCCGTCCCGACTCGCTCCCGGCGCCCGCGTGGCCGTCGTCGCCCCCAGCGGGCCCGTGCCCGAGGAGCGGCTGCAGGCCGGGCTCGACGTGCTGCGCGGCTGGGACCTCGACCCGGTGGTGGCGTCCCATGTGCTGGACCGGCACGGCGAGTTCGACTATCTGGCGGGCACGGACGCCGACCGGGCCGCCGACCTGCGGGCCGCCTGGTGCGATCCGTCCGTGGACGCGGTGCTGTGCGCCCGGGGCGGGTACGGAGTGCAGCGGATGATCGACCTGCTCGACTGGGAGGCGATGCGGGCGGCCGGACCGAAGGTGTTCGTCGGCTTCAGCGACATCACCGTGCTGCACGAGGCGTTCGCCGCTCGGCTGGGTCTGGCCACGCTCTACGGGCCGATGGCGGCGGGCGTCGACTTCATCAAGAACGCGCGGGCGCAGGAGCATCTGAAGGCCACCCTGTTCGCGCCGGAGTCGGTCCGCACGATCACCTCCACCGGCGGCTCCGCGCTGGTCCCCGGCCGGGCGCGCGGCGTCACGCTCGGCGGCTGCCTCTGCCTGCTCGCCGCCGAGGCGGGCACCCCGCATGCCAGGACCTCCGCACGCGGCGGCCTGCTGTGCCTGGAGGACGTGGGCGAGGAGACGTACCGGCTCGACCGCTACCTCACCCAACTCCTGCGCGCCGGCCTGTTCGACGGCGTGCGCGGGGTGCTGCTCGGGTCGTGGCAGGAGTGCGAGCCGTACGAGCGGGTGCGTGCGCTGCTCCTGGACCGACTGGGTGGCCTCGGTGTGCCCGTTGTGGAGGAGTTCGGGTTCGGGCACGGTGAAGGGGCGCTGACGATTCCCTTCGGGGTGGGCGCCGAACTCGACGCCGACGCGGGGACCTTGACCCTCGACGAGCCCGCCCTCACCTGA